A genomic stretch from Mastacembelus armatus chromosome 7, fMasArm1.2, whole genome shotgun sequence includes:
- the aaas gene encoding aladin isoform X2 — MCSLSLFPPPLPSGQTTLCESNNELLSGTNTGAGPKQESSPLNLYFPRESLKLHSRAESSSKAAFLDHCETLWMRSAAAWRDGGFTGLLNEITNSHTEVPKWLSVSSGCILALLRWVSSFHGSLFPHLTLSSEDMIAEFSQVLNWSDCVVRAFAWHPHTDKFAVALLDDSIKIYNPKSATTPTLKHRLQRSVAAVQWKPLCASALAVACQNCLLVWHVDPCSLSTRPSSGCAQVLSHPGHSPVTSIAWSPSGSLLVSASPVDTAMMVWDVAAESCVPLQRVGGGGVTFLSWSPDGSHVLASTPSALFRVWETRMWTCERWPCVKGRCQSGCWSPDGSRLLFTVQEETVIYALTFTDTTGVPTSTSKGPQAAAVVADLSETTFNTPDGDIIVGGEVQSLAWDPRGERLAVLLKGDPQAADRPAVIAIFKTRTNPIFELLPCGFVQGEPGAEPRLMQFHPNFQHGALLTVCWSTGRITHVPFYFVSTGVPRFGLSDTQSLPCSQERSADFANQSLFTEFMS, encoded by the exons ATGTGCTCTCTGTCGCTGTTTCCCCCTCCTCTGCCCTCTGGACAGACCACTCTCTGCGAGTCCAACAACGAGCTGCTGTCAGGGACCAACACCGGAGCGGGGCCGAAGCAG GAGTCTAGTCCTCTCAATCTGTATTTCCCCCGGGAGTCTCTGAAGCTCCACAGTCGTgcagaaagcagcagtaaaGCGGCTTTTCTGGACCACTGTGAAACGCTGTGGATGAGGAGCGCAGCGGCATG GAGGGATGGTGGTTTCACTGGGCTGCTCAATGAAATTACCAACTCGCACACAGAGG TGCCTAAGTGGCTGTCAGTGAGTTCTGGTTGTATCCTGGCATTGCTCCGATGGGTGTCTTCTTTTCACGGCTCCCTGTTTCCTCATCTTACA CTGAGCAGTGAGGACATGATTGCAGAATTTTCACAAGTGCTGAACTG GTCTGACTGTGTGGTGCGAGCCTTTGCTTGGCATCCTCATACTGATAAATTTGCTGTAGCCCTTCTCGATGACTCCATTAAGATCTACAACCCTAAAAG TGCCACAACTCCTACACTGAAACACCGCCTGCAGAGGAGTGTGGCAGCAGTACAGTGGAAGCCGCTTTGTGCATCTGCCCTGGCTGTTGCTTGTCAGAACTGTTTACTGGTCTGGCATGTGGACCCCTGCTCGCTGTCAACCAG GCCTTCATCTGGCTGTGCTCAGGTTTTGTCTCATCCGGGTCACTCTCCAGTCACCTCCATTGCGTGGTCTCCAAGTGGGTCTCTCCTTGTGTCGGCCTCACCTGTGGACACCGCAATGATG GTTTGGGATGTAGCTGCAGAAAGCTGTGTACCACTTCAGCGTGTCGGAGGAGGTGGGGTCACCTTCCTGTCCTGGTCTCCTGATGGCAGCCATGTCCTGGCCTCAACACCGTCGGCCCTGTTCAG GGTTTGGGAGACCAGAATGTGGACTTGTGAGCGTTGGCCGTGTGTGAAAGGACGTTGTCAG TCTGGCTGTTGGAGTCCAGATGGAAGTCGACTTCTTTTCACTGTGCAGGAAGAGACAGTCATCTATGCTCTGACCTTCACTGACACAACAG GTGTACCGACCAGCACATCAAAAGGGCCACAGGCGGCAGCAGTGGTGGCTGACCTATCAGAGACAACCTTTAACACACCAGATGGAGACATCAT TGTTGGTGGAGAGGTCCAGTCTTTAGCCTGGGATCCAAGAGGAGAGAGACTTGCTGTGCTTCTTAAAG GTGATCCACAAGCTGCAGACAGGCCTGCAGTTATAGCCATATTCAAGACAAGAACCAACCCCATTTTTGAGCTTTTGCCTTG TGGTTTTGTTCAGGGGGAGCCTGGTGCAGAGCCACGACTGATGCAGTTCCACCCCAATTTCCAGCACGGAGCTCTGCTTACTGTG TGTTGGTCCACTGGAAGAATTACCCATGTGCCTTTCTACTTCGTGAGCACTGGTGTCCCCCGGTTTGGCCTTAGTGACACTCAGTCACTGCCTTGCTCACAGGAAAGATCTGCTGACTTCGCCAATCAGTCGCTCTTTACTGAGTTCATGTCTTGA
- the aaas gene encoding aladin isoform X1, with the protein MCSLSLFPPPLPSGQTTLCESNNELLSGTNTGAGPKQESSPLNLYFPRESLKLHSRAESSSKAAFLDHCETLWMRSAAAWRDGGFTGLLNEITNSHTEVPKWLSVSSGCILALLRWVSSFHGSLFPHLTLSSEDMIAEFSQVLNWSDCVVRAFAWHPHTDKFAVALLDDSIKIYNPKSATTPTLKHRLQRSVAAVQWKPLCASALAVACQNCLLVWHVDPCSLSTRPSSGCAQVLSHPGHSPVTSIAWSPSGSLLVSASPVDTAMMVWDVAAESCVPLQRVGGGGVTFLSWSPDGSHVLASTPSALFRVWETRMWTCERWPCVKGRCQSGCWSPDGSRLLFTVQEETVIYALTFTDTTVGVPTSTSKGPQAAAVVADLSETTFNTPDGDIIVGGEVQSLAWDPRGERLAVLLKGDPQAADRPAVIAIFKTRTNPIFELLPCGFVQGEPGAEPRLMQFHPNFQHGALLTVCWSTGRITHVPFYFVSTGVPRFGLSDTQSLPCSQERSADFANQSLFTEFMS; encoded by the exons ATGTGCTCTCTGTCGCTGTTTCCCCCTCCTCTGCCCTCTGGACAGACCACTCTCTGCGAGTCCAACAACGAGCTGCTGTCAGGGACCAACACCGGAGCGGGGCCGAAGCAG GAGTCTAGTCCTCTCAATCTGTATTTCCCCCGGGAGTCTCTGAAGCTCCACAGTCGTgcagaaagcagcagtaaaGCGGCTTTTCTGGACCACTGTGAAACGCTGTGGATGAGGAGCGCAGCGGCATG GAGGGATGGTGGTTTCACTGGGCTGCTCAATGAAATTACCAACTCGCACACAGAGG TGCCTAAGTGGCTGTCAGTGAGTTCTGGTTGTATCCTGGCATTGCTCCGATGGGTGTCTTCTTTTCACGGCTCCCTGTTTCCTCATCTTACA CTGAGCAGTGAGGACATGATTGCAGAATTTTCACAAGTGCTGAACTG GTCTGACTGTGTGGTGCGAGCCTTTGCTTGGCATCCTCATACTGATAAATTTGCTGTAGCCCTTCTCGATGACTCCATTAAGATCTACAACCCTAAAAG TGCCACAACTCCTACACTGAAACACCGCCTGCAGAGGAGTGTGGCAGCAGTACAGTGGAAGCCGCTTTGTGCATCTGCCCTGGCTGTTGCTTGTCAGAACTGTTTACTGGTCTGGCATGTGGACCCCTGCTCGCTGTCAACCAG GCCTTCATCTGGCTGTGCTCAGGTTTTGTCTCATCCGGGTCACTCTCCAGTCACCTCCATTGCGTGGTCTCCAAGTGGGTCTCTCCTTGTGTCGGCCTCACCTGTGGACACCGCAATGATG GTTTGGGATGTAGCTGCAGAAAGCTGTGTACCACTTCAGCGTGTCGGAGGAGGTGGGGTCACCTTCCTGTCCTGGTCTCCTGATGGCAGCCATGTCCTGGCCTCAACACCGTCGGCCCTGTTCAG GGTTTGGGAGACCAGAATGTGGACTTGTGAGCGTTGGCCGTGTGTGAAAGGACGTTGTCAG TCTGGCTGTTGGAGTCCAGATGGAAGTCGACTTCTTTTCACTGTGCAGGAAGAGACAGTCATCTATGCTCTGACCTTCACTGACACAACAG TAGGTGTACCGACCAGCACATCAAAAGGGCCACAGGCGGCAGCAGTGGTGGCTGACCTATCAGAGACAACCTTTAACACACCAGATGGAGACATCAT TGTTGGTGGAGAGGTCCAGTCTTTAGCCTGGGATCCAAGAGGAGAGAGACTTGCTGTGCTTCTTAAAG GTGATCCACAAGCTGCAGACAGGCCTGCAGTTATAGCCATATTCAAGACAAGAACCAACCCCATTTTTGAGCTTTTGCCTTG TGGTTTTGTTCAGGGGGAGCCTGGTGCAGAGCCACGACTGATGCAGTTCCACCCCAATTTCCAGCACGGAGCTCTGCTTACTGTG TGTTGGTCCACTGGAAGAATTACCCATGTGCCTTTCTACTTCGTGAGCACTGGTGTCCCCCGGTTTGGCCTTAGTGACACTCAGTCACTGCCTTGCTCACAGGAAAGATCTGCTGACTTCGCCAATCAGTCGCTCTTTACTGAGTTCATGTCTTGA